In Malus sylvestris chromosome 2, drMalSylv7.2, whole genome shotgun sequence, the genomic stretch gtgaagagaataccactagaccgtaatactaagtgactgATCCTCTTGTTCTTAAATTAccttaaaagtttaaaaaccctaaaagatAATATATCTTTGCTTTTTTTTATAAGACACATGTAtctttataataaaaataatcgTACAATacttataaattaataaatattcatATATCTATTATATTATTCACTTATTTTTGGCCATCAGAATGGATGGATAACTGTGACTTTCTACCAATTATTCTTCTTTTTAAAGGAAGGATTATATTATTCACTAATCAATCTAATAACTTCTCAATGTAACAACTTTACATGGTTTTATTAAGGAgttgtttgataaccattttattttcaattgaaaactaaaaaccaaaacgtGAAAAGGGTTGTTGGATAACCATTTCGGTTTTCAGtattgaaaaaccaaaaaaagtcattttttaagaaactaaaaaaatgaaagtataccaaacaagatttcagtttttgaaaaagtgaatgaaaaaaaaaactgaaaatgaaatgactatttaacggctcaaaataaattagttttcagtttttcattgttttcaaAACTAAAGACTGTAAGTAATAATCAGACAAGATTTTCATTTTAAgtgaaaaaaacaattattaaaCAACTCTCAATTTCATGCGTTTCAAAAATTTGACtttcaattttcatattttaaaaaataaaaatagttatcaaatgcCTATATTTTCAATTCTAAATGAATCCATATTATAATACGTAAAATTATACATAACTCACGTAATGAACTCACCAAATGAATTCTCCAAAGTTCGGCCtagaaaatttcataaaaaatagacGAGACGCCATTTTGTCCTCAactcgacacgtgtcatttCAGAGCACAATTTATTCAGATATATACACGTAGATACATATAGTGATTGGACTGCATCCAAGTACAAGAATCCTGAAGTTGGCCGGCTTTACAGCTTGGAACAAACGAAGCTCTGGACTCTGCGCCCCAACTGAAAGGCTCAAAAAGTCAAATCCGGTGTTTGGATTCCGGTGCTAATACCTCCTATCCGCATTGAGGAATATCGTTATTCTCGATGGGGAAGGGCGGGGGCTGCATCCCAAGCAAGAACAAAGTCCCCTCCGGCGCCAGAAATCCAGACTCCACCAGCCATGCCTCCGCGGCGCCGATTTCCACTGACGGCAATCCGAATTCCGCTCCCAGGCCAAATGACGACGTTGTCGTCGCCCAATCGCAACCGAATCCCGACCCGGTTCCGAAACTGAGGATATTCATAGTGTTCTACTCGATGTACGGGCACGTGGAGGGGCTGGCGCGGCGGATGAAGAAGGGGGTTGACGGCGTGGAGGGGGCGGAGGGAGTGCTGTACCGGGTGCCCGAGACGCTGCCCGCTGAGGTTTTGGAGGCTATGAAGGCGCCGCCGAAGGACCCTGAAATTCCGGAGATTTCTGCGGCGGAGTTGGCGGCTGCGGACGGGGTTTTGTTTGGGTTTCCGACGAGGTTCGGGAGCATGGCGGCGCAGATGAAGGCGTTTTTCGACTCGACGGGGCAGTTGTGGAAGGAGCAGAGCCTGGCTGGGAAGCCTGGTGGGTTTTTTGTGAGTACCGGGACTCAAGGCGGCGGCCAAGAAACCACCCTGTAAGCTTTTGCCTCATTTCTCatttccaacttttttttttttaattgaagaaGTTAAGAGATTATTGGTTTTCTTACATGGTTTGCAAAATTGGGTTTTTTATGCTGGTTAATTGATAATTTGTGAAGATTAATGGAGATTATTGTTGCCCAAATGAAGGTTTATCGGGTTTTAGCTACGAAATTGACATGAAATTCATAATTATTATGGATGGAAGTTTTTTGAGTTTGTGAGATTATTGTTTAATTTGAAATCGGATTTAGTAAAGCTTTGGTTGTTAAGGTAGCATTCTTTCCAATATGCATTTGAAGAAATGACATGTGTAAACTTATCAGGTTGAACTTGCAAATATGTTTTAGTGTAAATTGGTATATAGGTTGCACAAagattgtttctttgaatgATTGTCTTCGTTTCGTGTGTTTTGTCTCAAACAATCTGAAGCAGAATCACCTCGTAACTTCTCAACCTTGGTACATTAGCATCGCATCCATCATTCGGATAAAGTTACTGCTATGGTTATGGATGAAAGCCTCGAAAGGTTGATGTCGTTTGATGAGAAAATTTATTGAGACTTGTGTTCTTTTATTTATCGCAGATGGACGGCAATCACCCAGTTAGCACACCATGGAATGCTGTTTGTTCCTGTTGGGTATACTTTTGGAGCTGGCATGTTTAAGATGGACACTGTACGAGGTGGCTCTCCATATGGCGCCGGTGTCTTTGCTGGTGACGGCACAAGAGGGCCAAGTGAAACTGAGCTGGCGCTTGCAGAGCATCAGGGGAAGTATATGGCATCAGTAGTCAAGAAGCTTGCATAAACGATTTCCAGGCGCCATCATTTTCGTTTCTGTTTGTCCATCTGCATGTATTCCTTCTGCGATTGTTCtttattttctctcatttcGAGTTCTTTTCTGTTCAGAAAACACTGTAAAGGTTTTAGATTTGTTCTGCCTGATTCTGTCAAATAATTTGTGAATGTGTTTGggtgtttcatttttttatacttTCATTTCGAAAACATGTAATTAAGTTAGAACTTgatatatcaataaaattcgTTTTCTTTACTATCCGTGATGATGAATCGTTGAATACTGTTCGAGTAGAAGTCATATTGCAGTGAAAAGGCAGTTAACTTTTCTTGCGTAACGTCTGCAATCTGCAACTTATAGCAATCATCAATGTAGGATGTTCTTGGTTTAGAGAAAATCTAACCATGACTGCGTCGGATAAGTGCAACTCGTTATTCGATTTTCAGACAAAGATGGCAGAGACATCTGCAGTTGATGACAGCAGATGCAGATATGATATTCTATCGACTGGCAGCGCATTTCCATGTCCCATGTCTCGGGCAATCGACCAAGAAAAGTTTATGTAGGCCACTCCTGGTCGAGCAAAGCACACCGTGTCATTTCTTTGATAAAGAGCGAACGTCCtctcaagaaaatataatataaaaaaaggaactttaacgaaaaacatccggtactgttcactttaacgaaaaaccacatttttacactaaaaagtcaatcatggtactattcactttaccctttattttgtccttattattaaaactcaaagttttcaaacccttttcattagtgtACAATTCGACTTCTATCTTGGTATTGTGGAGAGCACCAAACACAATACAAGTTCGACATTTGGCACAATACCAAAACCATAGCAACGATATAATCTAACCTAGTTCAGTAGTATACTTTAAGACAGCTGATCAAAACATGTTGATTTTAACTTTATTAATAAACTAGTAGTAATGAAGTTGGCTTAAATAGTGCATTCCCCTTTACGTATGTAAAGTTCGATACTCCTTCCCCGTAAATTCGATTCTAACTTTATTAGTAACCTAGTAGTAACGAAGTTGGCTTAAACAGTGCATTTCCCTTTACACGTGGAAAGTTCGATACTCCTTCCCCGTAAATTCGATTCTAACTTTATTAGTAACCTAGTAGTAATGAAGTTGGCTTAAACAGTGCATTTTCCTTTACACATGTAAAGTTCGATGCTCCTTCCCCATAATTTCGATTAGATTAAATATTCTCTGATaaaataacagaaatcgtaATTTAGTGGAAATTTCTTGTTATCTTTCCAACTAGGATTCCAATTCCTGCGTCAAACTCAAGCGAAAATTAAATAACCACTGGAGCGAATAATGTAGTTTTACGCAAGCTTTTTCCACGTAATGACATGTTTAACCCCACCCCATGCGACAAAACAATCTATAATTTTCAACGACCGATGGGGAAGCGACAAGGACATTTCCGGAAACTCAAAACACACACTCCAACGAATTACATCGTTTTAAAGTCGGAAGCTTTTGCTGGTAAAACTACATATATTCACATCCACTCTCGCATTCAATTCACTCTCGCATTCACTCTCTCCTCGTTTCTTCGACGACTCCAAGTTCGTCGCCGAAAAGCAGATATGGCGGACACTCTTAGTGCTCTGAGGTCTCTAATGGCGTCCCACTCTCCGCCTCTCGACGCCTTGGTCGTTCCTTCCGAAGATTATCACCAGGTCTGTCTCAATCTGTCAATTTCAATTGTGCCCCTGTCACTCAATTTTAACGTTGTTTCGATTAAATCTTGTATCCGCAAATTTTCGATTTTACTCATGTTTTCTGTTCCTCTATCAAGATTGGAGCTTTTCGATTGTAATTTGTAAATTCtgtgtttattattattattatttatttttaaggaTGTTGGGAGTGATTTTATGTTGTAATTGCAGAGTGAGTATGTTTCGGCACGAGACAAACGGCGTGAGTTCGTTTCCGGCTTCACCGGGAGTGCTGGTTAGTATTGTCATGTTGTTTGAGGATGTTGCTGTTTAAATTTTGATTGCTTTCAGTTGAATTTTGAAGCTTTTAATGTTGTCGTGCTGAACTTCTGTGTTGAATTTTGGTCAGGTCTGGCATTAATAACAAAGAACGAAGCACGGCTATGGACGGATGGTCGGTACTTTTTGCAGGCAACGCAAGAACTCAGTGACCAGTGGCAGCTTATGCGAATGGGAGAAGACCCGACCGTCGATGTCTGGATGGCAGATGTGAGTCACTGCTTCTTTGAGTAACTCCTATGATCATTTTCGATGTTGTATATTCCGTAGCTTTTAACCTTTTTGTATCAGACATTAAATTACAAGTTTTAGCGACTTTGCGCATTCATATTGGACTCTGTATTAAGTGAATTTTGTGATTTGTTTTCGTTAGAATCTACCCCAAGAGTCAGCCATTGGTATTGATCCTTGGTGTGTGTCAATAAACACCGCGCAACTATGGGAGCGTGCCTTTGCCAAGAAACAACAGAAGTTGGTTCAGACTAACACAAATTTGGTAGACGAAGTTTGGAAAAATCAGCCTCCGGCAGAAATTAATCCCGTCATTGTACATCCTTTGGAATATGCTGGTCGTTCAGTTGCGGATAAGTTGAAGTGTTTAAGAGAAAAAATCGTACAAGAGAATGCTCGTGGTATAATCATCTCAGCGCTTGATGAGGTTAGTTGGTTCGGTGTGTTACTTCATGTGGCCTCGTACTTTTACTCTATTTTGAATTTGTCATTCAGTATCTCAATTTAATTGCTATTCTGCAGGTTGCTTGGGCGTATAATATTCGGGGCACTGATGTTGCCTACAATCCAGTTGTTCATGCATTTGCTATCGTGACATCCAACTCGGCTTTCCTTTATGTGGACAAAAGGAAGGTTTCTTCTGAGGTCAGTTAAATCATTGTATCATACACAGTTAACATTATTATCATACATAATACACACATCACCATCTTAATCTTAATCTTATTAAGCAACCTTCTTAAGACAGTGAGTATTGGCTTGAAGTTGTCAAGCTACCAGTAATAATAGATGTATTTACTATTAGCCTTCACCAATTTGTGTGTCTGATTACTGATAACAGTGATTATACACTTTGGACTAAATTACGATGTCCTCCATTTCTTTTTTCGTATGTCCTCTTTTCCATGTTATAATGCAAGAGTGAGCATGAGCAGATAATTGGTTTAGTAGACGTATCTGACAAATTCACTCGATATGCAGGTACACTCTTACTTGGAAGAAAATGGGATCGAAGTTCGGGAATATAAAGCAGTGAGCTCAGATGTTGCCTTGCTTTCATCTAATCAGCTCAAACCTTCATCTACAGTTAAAGGAACCGAAGCTGAAAAGCCTAATGGTGGAAACAAAGCAGAAGAAACAGATAATGACCTCATATGGGCTGACCCTGGTTCATGCTGTTATGCTTTGTATTCAAGACTAAACCCCGAAAAATTTATCTTGCAGCCGTCGCCTTTGGCCCTAGCAAAAGCTCTAAAGGTAGCATGCTACACTTCCTATCGTATGGAGAGAGCATATTGTTTCTGATAGTCGTGCCTGTGATTTTATTCAGTTCATTTTTTCTTATTAACTGATTGCTCTAAAATTTTTAGAACCCGGTCGAGTTGGAAGGGTTAAAGAAAGCTCATATCCGGGATGGAGTAGCTGTTGTGCAATATCTTGTATGGTTGGATAAGCAGGTAAATTGTGACACCTATGGTATCTTAATATCTTCAAATGTTCGAAACAATATTTTCTGATTTCCTATATGTTTTCCAGATTTTGATGCGTTTAGTTCCCTAGATTTGCAACAATATGAAAGGCCTGAACTAATGCTTGAGCTTGTACGAAAAAAATGCAGGCGCAGGAGATATATGGGGCTTCCGGCTTCTTTTTGGAGGGGGAGGCAACAGATAAGAAAAACCAAACGTAAGTTTGAGCTTCCTTGTTGAATTTCATACCTCTCACCATGTGGATGAGATGCATCATGATCTTGATATAGAAACGTTTTACGTGTAAGTAAGATGTGAAAATCACACAAAGAACTGTTTTTGTCCAATTGCAGTTAGTGATCATCCATTGTATGAACTTTCGTACAGTTGATGCCTTATACTGTTCTATGCTTGATTTAATGTTTTGATTGCTGAATATATGCTAAGTGGCACCATTTTTTTATTCTATTATATGTTCATGtgttgattgaattgaatgagCTATGACAGGAAAACTGCAAAGCTAACCGAGGTGACTGTAAGTGATAAGCTGGAGGGCTTTCGAGCATCAAAAGAGGTAGTGTGAACTTTTAATACGAAAATGCAACATGATAGTAGCGAAATTCCTTTGATGCAAATGTGCTTACCCCTCATATATATTTCTTGATCCTGTGTTCTTTCTATTTGGTACATTTGCACTCATGGTTCTGACTGTAAAACTTTTTCTCTTCCACACTCAGAATATTTGCAACAAGCGGTTACAGAAAAATGAAATATGCAGTTCAATTTATTAATTTGATGTTTACTTGTATGCTTATCTATCTCCATGGATGTTTAGTTTGCTTTACATGATAGGAATTTCTTTTTCTGTTATATTTGCAGAACTTTAGAGGTTTGAGTTTTCCGACTATTTCATCTGTTGGCCCAAATGCGGCAATCATTCATTATTCACCGGAAGCAGAAACTTGTGCTGAGTTTGATCCAGACAGCATCTATCTTTTTGACTCTGGGGCACAGGTTTGTCAACTGTCATTTGGCTGATAAAAAATTGCCAaccaatttcatgcatttatgttctaGCATACTCACTTAATCATGATGCTTCTGTTCTTTCAATTGGTAATGTTGATGACATGGTTGCAGTATCTTGATGGAACAACTGACATAACACGGACGGTTCATTTTGGAAAACCTTCAGCTCATGAGAAGGCATGCTATACGGCAGTAAGTTCTTTTCAATGCTCTCTTTTAAGACATCTTGTTATTTGGTTGTTGAACTCATCCTAATTTGAACACTGTTGTTCGAACTCTGTTTTATTATGCTTTGAATTGCCAAAATCTTGTACCTGTTCATCCGTGTATTCTGTTACTCATGATCCATTGTCACCACACCTACAGTTTATAACCACCGTAGCCCTTGTATCCATTCCCACCGACCTTCATCACCGTTCAACGTATACTAGTGCTACGAACTTTTTGTAGTTTTTGACTAATTACTTACACCGCCTTCCTCAAGCTTATTACTACTATTGAAAAGATTTCAGTTTACCATGGCATAAAATAACCACACATGAAGCAGTACTATTTACATAAGCCTTTTACGCTAGAAACTCAAATCCAAATCCCCATGTTATATCCATCCATCAAAATGGACCCTTAGATTTAACTGATAATGAACGAGTTAAATGAATTTAGATTCACAATGGGATTTCattgttttcatattttttcatgTTCTTAATTTATACTCTATGCATTACATAATTTAGATCCACAACAGTTGAGTCCTTTATGTCCTACATACATAGACTGTTATCCCAAAATTCCTTCAAGCCAATCCTCATTTTAGGGTTATATGAAGTAGTGTGATGTGCTGCATATTGTGCAGGTCCTCAAGGGTCATTTAGGTCTCGGGACTGCTCGATTTCCTAATGGAACCAATGGTATTTCATGCTTGTCTTTTTACCTTTTTAATCAGATTTTTCAAGTGTAAGAATGTCTTAGTTGAATACATTTTCATCGTTAAC encodes the following:
- the LOC126599174 gene encoding aminopeptidase P1-like, which encodes MADTLSALRSLMASHSPPLDALVVPSEDYHQSEYVSARDKRREFVSGFTGSAGLALITKNEARLWTDGRYFLQATQELSDQWQLMRMGEDPTVDVWMADNLPQESAIGIDPWCVSINTAQLWERAFAKKQQKLVQTNTNLVDEVWKNQPPAEINPVIVHPLEYAGRSVADKLKCLREKIVQENARGIIISALDEVAWAYNIRGTDVAYNPVVHAFAIVTSNSAFLYVDKRKVSSEVHSYLEENGIEVREYKAVSSDVALLSSNQLKPSSTVKGTEAEKPNGGNKAEETDNDLIWADPGSCCYALYSRLNPEKFILQPSPLALAKALKNPVELEGLKKAHIRDGVAVVQYLVWLDKQAQEIYGASGFFLEGEATDKKNQTKTAKLTEVTVSDKLEGFRASKENFRGLSFPTISSVGPNAAIIHYSPEAETCAEFDPDSIYLFDSGAQYLDGTTDITRTVHFGKPSAHEKACYTAVLKGHLGLGTARFPNGTNGNALDILARVPLWKSGLDYRHGTGHGVGSYLNVHEGPHLISFRPHARNVPLQVSMTVTDEPGYYEDGKFGIRLENVLVINKADTKFNFGDKGYLQFEHITWAPYQRKLIDLSLLVPEELEWINTYHSKCRDILAPYLDESEKAWLKKATEPISV
- the LOC126599179 gene encoding probable NAD(P)H dehydrogenase (quinone) FQR1-like 2, whose product is MGKGGGCIPSKNKVPSGARNPDSTSHASAAPISTDGNPNSAPRPNDDVVVAQSQPNPDPVPKLRIFIVFYSMYGHVEGLARRMKKGVDGVEGAEGVLYRVPETLPAEVLEAMKAPPKDPEIPEISAAELAAADGVLFGFPTRFGSMAAQMKAFFDSTGQLWKEQSLAGKPGGFFVSTGTQGGGQETTLWTAITQLAHHGMLFVPVGYTFGAGMFKMDTVRGGSPYGAGVFAGDGTRGPSETELALAEHQGKYMASVVKKLA